In Passer domesticus isolate bPasDom1 unplaced genomic scaffold, bPasDom1.hap1 HAP1_SCAFFOLD_44, whole genome shotgun sequence, a single window of DNA contains:
- the LOC135292680 gene encoding neurofilament heavy polypeptide-like — translation MQASSILPVSGVLQPGESQQVSLPFSGHLNSISSATALCHVEGGPSSEVLVPGEASRASCSPSPQEISCGSGAPLRERRELKQPAPKLEEEAKALVEEERWKEKEKQKKAKKGVSVGKEPPKAEKGKTKPTENESKAPEKKVIKESERKETKIPEWMETKAPDKMETKLPEKKNKHPENKETKFPERNESKAPEKKETKAPEKKDTKALERKETKFPEKKETKAAEKIENKLPEKKYKPPEKRESKFLEKKETKAAEKIENKLPEKKYKPPEKRETKIPERKESKAPERKELKILKKETKTAEKIENKLPEKKYKPPEKRETKFPERKESKAPERKELKILKKETKSPEKRSKPLEKKETKCPERKETKIPEKETKAPKQKEPKAPKKGEAKVPEKRETKAPKKKEPKAPKKGEAKVPEKRETKAPKKKEPKAPKKGEAKA, via the exons atgCAGGCTTCCAGTATCCTGCCAGTGTcaggtgtgctgcagccaggagagagccagcaggtctccttgcccttctctggccaCCTCAACAGCATCTCCAGTGCCACGGCGCTGTGCCACGTGGAGGGAGGCCCCAGCTCCGAGGTGCTGGTGCCCGGGGAGGCCTCACGTGCCAGCTGCTCCCCGAGCCCCCAGGAGATcagctgtggctctggggcaccTCTCAGGGAGAG aagggagctgaagCAGCCGGCTCCAAAGCTTGAGGAGGAGGCAAAAGCCTTGGTGGAGGAAGAGAGgtggaaggagaaagagaagcagaagaaagcaaagaagggtgtctctgtggggaaggaacctccaaaagcagagaaggggaaaaccaaacccacagagaATGAAAGCAAGGCTCCAGAGAAGAAGGTCATCAAAGAatcagagaggaaggaaaccaaAATCCCAGAGTGGATGGAAACCAAAGCCCCAGACAAGATGGAAaccaaactcccagaaaagaaaaacaaacatccagaaaacaaggaaactaaattcccagagaggaatgaaagcaaagccccagagaagaaggaaaccaaggccccagagaagaaggacaccaaagcattagagaggaaggaaaccaaattcccagagaagaaggaaaccaaagctgcagagaagattgaaaacaaactcccagaaaagaaatacaaacctccaGAGAAGAGGGAATCCAAATtcctagagaagaaggaaaccaaagctgcagagaagattgaaaacaaactcccagaaaagaaatacaaacctccagaaaagagggaaaccaaaatcccagagaggaaggaaagcaaagcaccaGAGAGAAAGGAATTGAAAATcctaaagaaggaaaccaaaactgcagagaagattgaaaacaaactcccagaaaagaaatacaaacctccagaaaagagggaaaccaaattcccagagaggaaggaaagcaaagcaccagagaggaaggaattgAAAATcctaaagaaggaaaccaaatctccagagaagagaagcaaacctctagaaaagaaggaaaccaaatgcccagagaggaaggaaaccaaaatcccagagaaggaaACCAAGGCACCAAAACAGAAggaacccaaagccccaaagaagggggaagccaaagtgccagagaagagagagaccaaagccccaaagaagaaggaacccaaagccccaaagaagggggaagccaaagtgccagagaagagagagaccaaagccccaaagaagaaggaacccaaagccccaaagaagggggaagccaaagcctga